The following proteins are co-located in the Gloeocapsa sp. PCC 7428 genome:
- a CDS encoding ROK family protein has product MMSAASDSPQPQVIGIDLGGTAIKLGKFAQDGTCLGSLIVATPQPATPQAVVDVMVDAIAQIDPDNQCLAIGVGTPGPADVSGRIARVAINLHNWRDVPLADWLEAKTGRLAVLANDANCAGLGEAWLGAGRRFRHLILLTLGTGVGGAVILDGHLFVGHQGTAAELGLITLNLDGPPCNSGNYGSLEQYVSVQAIRRRTGLEPAQLCALAKAGDTEALTFWRQYGKELGAGLASLIYVLTPEAIIIGGGVSASAEFFFPSVHAEIECRVLPSSRTGLEILTAELGNQAGMVGAARLAWDKIKNQD; this is encoded by the coding sequence ATGATGAGCGCAGCATCAGATTCACCTCAGCCCCAAGTTATCGGTATTGACTTGGGTGGAACCGCAATTAAATTAGGAAAATTTGCGCAAGATGGTACTTGTCTAGGATCGTTAATTGTCGCCACTCCTCAACCCGCAACACCACAGGCGGTTGTTGATGTGATGGTAGATGCGATCGCGCAAATTGATCCTGACAATCAATGTCTCGCGATCGGTGTTGGTACGCCAGGTCCTGCGGATGTTTCTGGACGAATTGCGCGAGTGGCAATTAATCTTCACAACTGGCGCGATGTTCCTTTAGCCGATTGGCTAGAAGCGAAAACAGGTCGGCTTGCGGTTCTGGCTAACGACGCTAACTGTGCTGGGTTGGGTGAAGCATGGTTAGGCGCAGGACGCCGCTTTCGTCACTTAATTCTGCTTACTTTGGGAACGGGTGTCGGCGGTGCAGTGATTCTCGATGGTCATCTCTTTGTCGGACATCAGGGAACCGCTGCTGAACTCGGATTAATAACTTTAAACCTTGATGGTCCACCTTGTAATAGTGGCAATTACGGTTCTTTAGAGCAATACGTCTCAGTTCAGGCAATTCGTCGCCGCACTGGACTCGAACCCGCACAACTCTGTGCGCTTGCCAAAGCAGGAGACACGGAGGCATTGACTTTTTGGCGGCAGTATGGTAAAGAATTGGGTGCGGGTTTAGCGAGCTTGATTTACGTTTTAACGCCTGAAGCCATCATTATTGGTGGTGGGGTGAGCGCCAGCGCAGAGTTTTTCTTTCCCAGCGTTCATGCGGAAATTGAATGCCGCGTACTACCGAGTTCTCGCACAGGATTAGAAATCCTCACAGCTGAACTCGGCAACCAAGCCGGAATGGTAGGAGCCGCGCGGCTTGCGTGGGACAAAATAAAGAATCAGGATTAA
- a CDS encoding CTP synthase: protein MTKFVFVTGGVVSSIGKGIVAASLGRLLKSRDYSVSILKLDPYINVDPGTMSPFQHGEVFVTEDGAETDLDLGHYERFTDTSMSRLNSVTTGSIYQAVLNKERRGDYMGGTVQVIPHITNEIKERIKRVAKNTNPDVVITEIGGTVGDIESLPFLEAIRQFRKDVGRQNVLYMHVTLVPWIPSAGEMKTKPTQHSVKELRSIGIQPDILVCRCDRPLPPGLKEKMSEFCDVPVECVITSQDAKSIYEVPLNLEQEGLAQQTLELLQLEQRQPDLSQWRTIVERLYSPTHRVEIAIVGKYVRLGDAYLSVVEALRHAAIAMGGELHLRWVNSENLENEPVERYLEGVNGLVVPGGFGIRGVDGKIAAVKYARTHQIPFLGLCLGMQCAVVEWARHIAGLENANSAEFNPEGAHPVINLLPEQQDVVDLGGTMRLGLYPCRLAPNTLAFKLYQEEVVYERHRHRYEFNNAYRNLFLESGYAISGTSPDGRLVEIIELPNHPFFVATQFHPEFQSRPSAPHPLFKGFVEAVMMRSQSSSPLPATAEVS, encoded by the coding sequence ATGACTAAATTTGTTTTTGTCACTGGCGGTGTCGTCTCCAGCATTGGCAAAGGCATTGTTGCAGCCAGTTTGGGACGGTTGCTGAAGTCGCGCGATTATTCCGTATCGATTCTCAAGCTCGATCCTTACATTAACGTCGATCCTGGCACGATGAGTCCTTTTCAGCATGGGGAAGTCTTTGTGACAGAAGATGGCGCTGAAACTGACTTGGATTTAGGACACTACGAACGCTTCACAGACACATCAATGTCGCGGCTCAATAGTGTCACGACTGGCTCAATTTATCAAGCCGTGCTGAATAAAGAGCGTCGCGGCGACTATATGGGTGGGACAGTGCAGGTGATTCCGCACATCACGAACGAAATCAAAGAACGCATTAAACGCGTAGCAAAAAACACAAACCCAGACGTTGTCATCACTGAAATTGGTGGCACGGTCGGCGATATTGAATCGCTACCGTTTTTAGAAGCCATTCGCCAGTTTCGCAAGGATGTCGGGCGGCAAAATGTTTTGTATATGCACGTAACGCTCGTGCCTTGGATTCCTTCGGCGGGAGAGATGAAAACCAAGCCGACGCAGCATTCAGTTAAAGAGTTACGCTCGATTGGCATTCAACCGGATATTTTAGTGTGTCGGTGCGATCGCCCGCTACCCCCTGGCTTAAAAGAAAAAATGTCCGAATTCTGCGATGTCCCTGTCGAGTGCGTGATTACATCGCAGGATGCCAAAAGTATCTACGAAGTCCCGCTGAATCTCGAACAGGAAGGTTTAGCGCAGCAAACGCTAGAGTTACTGCAACTCGAACAACGCCAACCGGATCTCAGTCAATGGCGAACAATTGTCGAGCGGTTGTATAGTCCAACACACCGTGTAGAAATTGCGATCGTTGGTAAGTATGTGCGCTTGGGAGATGCGTATTTATCAGTAGTAGAAGCGCTACGTCATGCGGCGATCGCAATGGGTGGTGAATTGCACTTACGCTGGGTAAACTCAGAAAATTTAGAAAATGAACCTGTAGAGCGCTACCTAGAAGGAGTGAATGGTTTAGTTGTACCAGGAGGCTTTGGCATTCGCGGTGTAGATGGTAAAATTGCCGCAGTAAAATACGCGCGCACGCACCAAATTCCTTTCTTGGGTTTGTGCTTGGGAATGCAGTGTGCTGTTGTCGAATGGGCGAGGCACATCGCGGGTTTAGAAAATGCAAACAGTGCTGAGTTTAATCCTGAAGGCGCGCACCCAGTCATCAACTTATTACCAGAACAACAAGATGTTGTCGATCTAGGTGGTACGATGCGCTTAGGGTTGTATCCTTGTCGCCTAGCACCGAATACTCTAGCATTCAAGCTTTACCAAGAAGAAGTTGTTTACGAACGACACCGCCACCGCTACGAATTTAATAACGCCTACCGCAACTTATTTTTAGAGTCTGGCTACGCGATTAGTGGTACGTCTCCTGATGGACGCTTGGTAGAAATTATTGAACTCCCCAATCATCCGTTTTTCGTGGCGACGCAGTTTCATCCAGAATTTCAATCGCGTCCGAGTGCGCCACATCCCTTGTTTAAAGGATTCGTAGAAGCAGTTATGATGCGATCGCAATCATCTTCACCATTACCTGCAACCGCAGAAGTGTCGTGA
- a CDS encoding N-acetylmuramoyl-L-alanine amidase, giving the protein MASAPAWANQSLSVVYPPNEHQTTSDRIFLIGTAPLDGEVSINGKAIARSRAGHFAPSFPLQVGDNVFTLRYQNQQVQVKVTRLSTTPEIPAGLAFAKDSLTPAVDVARLPGELICFGAIAPPNATVTVQIANQKVPLLPQPQFLQLPPNSAALTQQNQPTVSSVTGQYQGCTTLPALGTNTAIAHSIQPQFQLTINGKTTTQLSPGKISILSPAQLEVAEVVADAGIARTGPSTDYSRLTPLPKGTRASITAKEGEWLRLDYGGWINAKETRIISGVVPPRSLIRSAIARQVAGATEMIFPLQVPVPVSVQQGDRTLTLTLYNTTAQTDVIRLDDNPLISRLDWQQIAPEQVQYTFNLKSAQQWGYKLRYDNTSLVLTLRHPPASQAKQNVPLAGIKILLDPGHGGAELGARGPNGYPEKEINLVISKLVRDQLVARGATVYMTREEDTELSLGDRVAMIDKLEPAIALSLHYNALPDSGDAMNTQGFGAFWYHPQAHNLAVFLHNYVVNKLRRPAYGVYWNNLALTRPASAPSVLLELGFMINPTEFEWIVDPQAQRNLAAAIAEGITEWFREVR; this is encoded by the coding sequence ATGGCGTCTGCGCCAGCCTGGGCGAATCAATCGCTTTCGGTTGTGTATCCACCCAACGAGCATCAAACTACATCCGATCGCATTTTCTTGATTGGAACCGCACCGCTAGACGGAGAAGTATCGATCAATGGTAAGGCGATCGCTCGCAGTCGAGCAGGACATTTTGCTCCGAGTTTTCCTTTACAAGTGGGCGATAATGTGTTTACGCTGCGCTACCAGAATCAACAAGTTCAAGTTAAAGTGACGCGGCTATCCACAACGCCGGAAATTCCAGCCGGATTAGCGTTTGCGAAAGATTCTCTCACTCCAGCAGTTGATGTCGCCCGATTACCAGGAGAATTAATATGTTTCGGGGCGATTGCTCCTCCTAATGCTACAGTAACAGTTCAGATTGCGAATCAAAAAGTTCCCTTACTGCCACAACCGCAATTTCTTCAGCTACCACCCAACTCTGCCGCGTTAACGCAACAAAATCAACCGACAGTTTCATCTGTTACCGGACAATATCAAGGTTGTACCACATTGCCAGCTTTGGGTACTAACACGGCGATCGCCCATTCGATTCAACCGCAGTTTCAGCTAACAATTAACGGTAAAACGACAACGCAACTCAGTCCAGGGAAAATCTCAATTTTGTCCCCCGCGCAGCTAGAAGTTGCTGAAGTGGTTGCGGATGCTGGTATTGCGCGGACAGGTCCTAGTACTGATTATTCGCGCCTCACACCGTTACCGAAAGGAACCCGCGCGAGTATTACCGCTAAAGAAGGGGAGTGGTTGCGTCTTGATTACGGCGGTTGGATTAACGCGAAAGAAACAAGAATTATTTCTGGTGTCGTTCCACCGCGATCGCTGATTCGGAGTGCGATCGCGCGTCAAGTTGCAGGTGCAACCGAGATGATATTTCCATTGCAAGTTCCTGTACCCGTAAGCGTACAGCAAGGCGATCGCACATTAACGCTGACGCTCTACAACACCACTGCTCAAACCGATGTTATTCGTTTAGATGATAACCCGTTAATTTCGCGTCTAGATTGGCAACAGATCGCGCCAGAACAAGTGCAATACACCTTTAACCTCAAATCTGCCCAACAGTGGGGCTACAAGCTGCGATACGACAATACAAGCTTAGTCTTAACTTTACGCCATCCTCCTGCGAGTCAGGCTAAGCAGAACGTACCTTTAGCAGGAATTAAAATTCTTCTCGATCCAGGACACGGCGGGGCAGAATTAGGAGCAAGAGGACCAAATGGCTATCCTGAGAAAGAAATTAATTTGGTGATATCGAAATTAGTGCGCGATCAACTCGTGGCGCGGGGTGCGACGGTGTATATGACGCGCGAGGAAGATACTGAATTATCGTTAGGCGATCGCGTTGCGATGATTGATAAATTAGAACCGGCGATCGCGCTTTCACTGCATTACAATGCTTTACCTGATAGTGGTGATGCGATGAATACGCAAGGATTTGGTGCATTTTGGTATCATCCCCAAGCGCATAATCTCGCGGTATTTTTACACAACTACGTCGTGAATAAACTGCGTCGTCCTGCGTACGGAGTCTACTGGAATAACTTAGCACTCACCCGCCCAGCATCAGCGCCTTCGGTATTACTCGAACTAGGATTTATGATCAATCCCACCGAGTTTGAATGGATAGTCGATCCGCAAGCCCAAAGAAACTTAGCTGCTGCGATCGCTGAAGGAATTACCGAATGGTTTCGTGAGGTTCGATAG
- a CDS encoding Uma2 family endonuclease yields the protein MVSSPALAEQRVVLRNISWQTFTAMLDEMGQERATRVAYIDGMLEIMTPLGEHENTNRFVERLIHALAEEMNLNIKSFGSLTLKRENMKRGAEPDSCYYIQNEPRVRNKRNIDLNIDPPPDLVLEIDITSSSIDKRPIYAAVGVPEIWRYDGRSLQVFLLSQLDSSYTLTQQSPTFSILDLNLVPQLIAQSLIDGETQTLRSFRTWVQQQLSSK from the coding sequence ATGGTTTCCTCTCCAGCGTTAGCCGAACAAAGAGTTGTCTTAAGAAATATTAGTTGGCAAACATTTACAGCCATGCTCGATGAGATGGGTCAAGAACGAGCAACGCGTGTGGCTTATATTGATGGAATGTTAGAAATTATGACTCCTTTAGGAGAGCATGAAAATACGAATAGATTTGTTGAGCGACTGATTCACGCATTAGCAGAAGAAATGAATTTGAATATCAAAAGTTTTGGCTCCCTTACCTTAAAGCGCGAAAACATGAAACGTGGCGCTGAGCCTGATTCTTGTTACTATATTCAAAATGAGCCGCGTGTCAGAAATAAACGCAATATCGATCTAAATATCGATCCGCCGCCTGATTTGGTTCTAGAAATTGATATTACAAGTAGCTCGATTGATAAACGCCCAATTTATGCGGCTGTGGGTGTACCAGAGATTTGGCGGTATGATGGGCGATCGCTTCAGGTTTTTTTATTATCTCAGCTTGATTCAAGCTACACGCTTACTCAACAAAGTCCGACGTTTTCTATACTTGACTTGAACCTAGTTCCACAGCTAATTGCACAAAGTCTGATTGACGGCGAAACTCAAACGCTGCGTTCATTTCGGACATGGGTACAACAGCAGTTGTCATCTAAGTAA
- a CDS encoding sucrase ferredoxin — protein MRSIYEKLRKEFATLENLRVWRCSYLGGHQFATTLIDFPTGQVWGHLERQIFFTLILRNSPVTVLRLFYRG, from the coding sequence TTGCGCTCGATTTACGAGAAGTTACGGAAAGAATTTGCTACGCTTGAAAACCTGCGCGTCTGGCGCTGTTCGTACCTTGGCGGACATCAGTTTGCAACAACTTTGATTGATTTCCCCACAGGACAAGTTTGGGGACACCTTGAACGGCAAATTTTCTTTACACTTATTTTGCGCAATTCTCCCGTTACCGTTCTCCGACTATTTTATCGGGGTTAG
- a CDS encoding efflux RND transporter permease subunit gives MFVELFIKRPVVSIVCAIIVVLLGAASIPNLPIAQYPEIAPPQVTVTANYIGASAEVVENTVTNILEQAVNGAEGVRYISSSSSNNGNSSINLTFETGRNIDLAAVDVQNRVATVQPQLPESVQRTGVRVLKQSTGFLMAIGLFSDNGQYTNTFLSNYADLYIVDALRRIQGVSDVQVFGERRYAMRLWVDPERLASRALTMQDVVNALNEQNIQVGAGQLGQPPIPNEQQYQLDLEARTQFNDVSQFEDLILRTEENGSLVRFRDVGRVELGAQDYSTILRFQGIEATGLGISQLPGSNALEVAAAVKAELAQLAQRFPPGMEYQIAFDTTAFVQQSLTEVATTLIQAIALVVLIIFIFLQDWRTTLIPAITIPASLLGTFIFVQVFGFSINTLTLFGLTLATGMVVDDAIIVVENISRLIQDKGMNPRAAAIESMRELTSAVIATSLVLMAVFVPVAFFPGSTGALYRQFALTIAFSITVSTFLALTFTPSMSAKLLRQGQHPPRWLAWFFDRFNRFLDSSQRSYARSLRTLMRFKMIVLGIFILSLGLTAWMFARVPSGFLPEEDQGYFITLVQAPEGVSLNYTSDVIARVEKELQQIPEITSSFAVAGFSFTGSSANNGIVFSSLRPWEERREPGQSVDAIIGQLFGRFATITEARILPLNPPAIQGLGTFGGFSFQLQDRRGVNDLNALVQAAGQIMAQANQTPGLQQVFTTFAASTPKLSIDIDRNTAKALQVSVDDILNTLQTAIASQYVNDFTLGQRNYRVYVQADQQFRSSPGDISRLYVRSALGEMIPLSNLVSLTPETGAQTINHFNLFRSIEITGSPAQGYSSGDAIQAMEDVAANVLPPGLDYQWSGTSLEEIESGGQAPIIFGLGLVFVFLVLAAQYENFIDPFIIMLAVPLAILGALIAQSLRGLINDVYCQVGLVMLIGLASKNSILIVEFANQLRAEGLPLVKAAIEAARERLRPILMTAISTLVGIFPLVVATGAGAGSRQSLGTAVFGGMLVATFLSLFIIPVLYVVVVSLEESVRDRFGWSKSDATDG, from the coding sequence ATGTTTGTCGAACTGTTCATCAAACGCCCTGTGGTCTCGATCGTCTGCGCCATCATTGTTGTCTTATTGGGCGCGGCGAGTATTCCGAACTTACCGATCGCGCAGTATCCAGAGATTGCCCCACCGCAAGTAACAGTCACAGCGAACTACATCGGAGCGAGTGCCGAAGTTGTTGAAAATACAGTAACAAACATTCTAGAGCAGGCAGTCAACGGCGCAGAAGGCGTACGTTACATTTCCTCATCGAGTAGTAACAACGGCAATAGCTCGATTAATCTCACGTTTGAAACGGGACGCAATATCGACCTTGCTGCTGTAGACGTACAAAACCGCGTCGCGACTGTACAACCCCAACTACCCGAAAGTGTGCAGCGCACCGGAGTCAGGGTACTGAAGCAGTCAACGGGGTTCTTAATGGCGATCGGGCTTTTCTCAGACAACGGTCAGTATACGAATACCTTCTTGAGTAACTACGCTGACCTTTATATTGTCGATGCCCTCCGACGCATTCAAGGCGTGAGTGACGTGCAAGTTTTTGGAGAACGCCGTTATGCAATGCGATTGTGGGTCGATCCGGAACGATTGGCAAGTCGGGCGTTGACAATGCAGGATGTCGTTAACGCACTTAATGAGCAAAATATCCAAGTAGGAGCAGGGCAACTCGGACAACCGCCAATTCCCAACGAACAACAGTATCAGTTAGATTTAGAAGCGCGCACGCAGTTTAACGATGTTTCGCAGTTCGAGGATTTGATTTTGCGAACTGAAGAAAATGGTTCACTCGTGCGGTTTCGCGATGTGGGGCGCGTTGAACTTGGCGCACAAGACTACAGCACCATTTTGCGATTTCAGGGAATTGAGGCAACAGGATTAGGAATTTCTCAACTTCCTGGAAGTAACGCGCTCGAAGTTGCCGCAGCGGTAAAAGCCGAATTAGCACAACTTGCGCAGCGGTTTCCACCAGGGATGGAGTACCAAATTGCGTTTGATACAACAGCATTCGTACAGCAATCGCTCACTGAAGTTGCCACGACGTTGATTCAGGCGATCGCACTTGTTGTTTTAATCATTTTCATCTTTCTGCAAGACTGGCGTACTACCCTGATTCCGGCAATCACAATTCCCGCTTCGCTACTCGGTACATTCATCTTCGTGCAAGTTTTTGGATTTTCGATTAATACCTTAACGCTATTCGGTTTAACGCTTGCGACAGGGATGGTCGTTGATGACGCAATTATCGTTGTCGAAAATATTTCCCGTCTAATTCAAGATAAGGGAATGAACCCGCGCGCGGCTGCGATTGAGTCGATGCGCGAGTTAACGAGTGCGGTTATTGCAACTTCGCTGGTGTTGATGGCAGTGTTTGTGCCTGTGGCGTTTTTTCCTGGTTCTACAGGCGCGCTGTATCGTCAGTTTGCGCTAACAATTGCGTTTTCCATCACCGTATCAACCTTCCTCGCACTGACATTTACACCCTCAATGTCGGCAAAACTATTGCGACAAGGGCAACATCCCCCACGCTGGTTAGCATGGTTTTTCGATCGCTTCAATCGTTTTTTGGATAGTTCGCAACGCAGTTATGCGCGATCGCTCCGTACGCTCATGCGGTTCAAAATGATCGTGCTGGGTATATTTATCTTATCGTTAGGCTTGACCGCATGGATGTTTGCGCGCGTCCCCTCAGGCTTTTTACCTGAGGAAGACCAAGGCTACTTTATTACGCTTGTGCAAGCACCCGAAGGCGTTTCGCTTAACTACACGAGTGATGTGATTGCGCGTGTAGAAAAAGAACTTCAGCAAATTCCTGAAATTACATCTAGCTTTGCGGTCGCAGGCTTTAGTTTTACTGGTAGTAGTGCCAATAACGGAATTGTATTTTCTAGTCTCAGACCGTGGGAAGAACGCCGCGAACCAGGACAATCGGTTGATGCAATTATTGGTCAACTGTTTGGTCGATTTGCCACAATTACCGAAGCAAGAATTTTGCCACTCAATCCCCCAGCGATTCAAGGATTAGGAACATTCGGCGGATTCAGCTTTCAATTGCAAGATCGCCGTGGTGTAAATGACCTTAACGCACTCGTGCAAGCGGCTGGACAAATCATGGCGCAAGCCAACCAAACTCCAGGTTTGCAGCAAGTATTTACAACTTTCGCCGCGAGTACGCCTAAATTATCGATTGATATCGACCGCAATACGGCTAAAGCACTGCAAGTTTCAGTTGATGATATTTTAAATACACTACAGACGGCGATCGCCTCACAATATGTCAACGACTTTACCTTAGGACAGCGCAATTATCGAGTTTACGTACAAGCCGATCAGCAATTCCGTTCGAGTCCAGGAGATATTAGTCGTTTGTACGTGCGATCGGCATTAGGAGAAATGATTCCACTAAGTAATCTTGTTTCGCTGACTCCGGAAACAGGTGCGCAAACGATTAATCACTTTAATTTATTCCGGTCGATTGAAATTACGGGTTCACCTGCACAAGGATATAGTTCAGGTGATGCGATTCAAGCGATGGAAGACGTCGCAGCGAATGTCTTACCGCCTGGATTAGACTATCAATGGTCAGGGACATCGTTGGAAGAAATTGAATCTGGCGGACAAGCCCCGATTATCTTTGGTTTAGGATTAGTCTTTGTCTTCTTAGTCTTGGCAGCGCAGTACGAAAACTTTATCGACCCCTTTATTATCATGCTGGCAGTGCCACTCGCAATTTTAGGTGCATTAATTGCCCAGTCGTTGCGCGGTTTAATTAATGATGTTTACTGTCAGGTGGGGTTAGTCATGTTGATTGGTTTAGCAAGTAAAAACTCGATTCTCATCGTCGAGTTCGCGAACCAACTGCGCGCTGAGGGATTACCACTCGTCAAAGCTGCGATTGAAGCGGCGCGGGAACGCTTGCGCCCAATTTTGATGACAGCAATTTCTACCTTGGTTGGTATCTTTCCTTTGGTTGTGGCGACAGGTGCGGGCGCTGGTAGCCGTCAGTCATTAGGAACTGCGGTTTTTGGCGGAATGCTAGTAGCAACGTTTTTATCGTTGTTTATCATTCCTGTACTCTACGTTGTCGTTGTTTCACTTGAGGAAAGCGTGCGCGATCGCTTCGGTTGGTCTAAATCTGATGCAACTGATGGTTAA
- a CDS encoding efflux RND transporter periplasmic adaptor subunit: protein MAQSNSDYPGAPEQTSESPRRTKPTRSRSKRRNRWIAIMSAVILLTGLGFGWRWWVSSRSDVQGPAAGQPQGIPVRLETLETTTVENATDFIGSLESQRAVVLRPEVTGRVSRILVSSGDRVSAGTPLVQLRPDQQQANLASVQASINSARAIRANAQSQIEALEAERIAQQAEVDLQNEEFRRISVLVNQGALPRQQLDSVVRDRRTAQANLNAINRRIQAARASLQEAEAGLQQAQANAQRATAELQETTITAPFSGIVGDIPVRLGDVVTSGDTLTTVTQNNPLELRLSIPLERAPDLRQGQQVELTDTQGDIITTGEISFIAPRVDPNAQSILAKATFSNSEGQLRDGQFVRARVIWSEQPGVLIPTTAITRLAGEPFVFVAETPQPGGDAPAAPKLIARQRPVKLGSLQGNSYQVLSGVEPGDQVVVSGILNLMDGAPIIPTTAMSQPVGANTP from the coding sequence ATGGCGCAATCTAATTCCGATTACCCAGGAGCACCTGAGCAAACTTCTGAGTCACCACGAAGAACAAAACCGACTCGGTCGAGATCAAAACGTCGTAATCGCTGGATTGCAATTATGAGTGCAGTTATTTTATTAACTGGCTTGGGGTTTGGCTGGCGGTGGTGGGTGAGTAGCCGCAGCGATGTTCAAGGTCCCGCAGCCGGACAACCGCAGGGAATTCCTGTCAGGTTAGAAACGTTGGAAACAACAACCGTAGAAAACGCTACGGACTTTATTGGCTCACTCGAATCACAGCGCGCGGTTGTCTTGCGTCCCGAAGTGACAGGGCGAGTTAGTAGAATTCTTGTCTCCTCTGGCGATCGCGTCAGTGCAGGAACACCACTTGTTCAACTGCGACCCGATCAACAGCAAGCAAACTTGGCAAGCGTCCAAGCAAGCATTAATTCAGCGCGGGCGATTCGTGCTAACGCGCAGTCACAAATTGAGGCACTAGAAGCCGAGCGCATCGCCCAACAGGCAGAAGTTGACCTTCAAAACGAAGAATTTCGGCGAATTTCAGTTTTAGTGAATCAAGGCGCGTTACCAAGACAGCAATTAGATAGTGTTGTCCGCGATCGCCGCACGGCGCAAGCAAACCTCAACGCGATCAACCGTCGCATTCAAGCGGCGCGGGCAAGCTTGCAAGAAGCCGAGGCGGGATTACAGCAGGCACAAGCGAATGCTCAACGCGCCACCGCCGAACTTCAAGAAACGACAATCACGGCACCGTTTAGCGGCATTGTCGGCGATATTCCTGTACGTCTTGGCGATGTTGTAACAAGTGGTGATACACTCACCACAGTAACTCAAAATAATCCGCTAGAACTGCGGCTATCAATTCCTCTAGAACGCGCGCCAGACTTACGCCAAGGTCAACAAGTAGAATTAACTGACACGCAGGGAGACATCATTACTACTGGAGAAATTAGCTTTATTGCACCGCGAGTAGATCCCAACGCGCAAAGCATTTTGGCAAAAGCAACTTTTAGTAATTCAGAAGGACAACTCAGAGACGGTCAATTTGTGCGCGCTAGAGTAATTTGGTCGGAACAACCAGGAGTTTTGATTCCGACAACGGCAATCACGCGCTTAGCCGGAGAACCTTTCGTCTTCGTTGCTGAAACTCCACAACCAGGGGGTGATGCACCAGCCGCACCAAAACTTATTGCTCGACAACGCCCCGTGAAGCTCGGTAGTCTGCAAGGTAACAGTTATCAAGTTCTTTCGGGTGTAGAACCAGGAGATCAAGTTGTGGTTTCTGGAATTCTCAATCTTATGGATGGTGCGCCCATCATACCGACTACCGCTATGTCTCAACCTGTAGGAGCCAATACACCGTAG
- a CDS encoding TetR/AcrR family transcriptional regulator produces MISQTTKSSPGRPRSIEVHQAILQATLDLLAEVGYQGLSIEAIAARAGVGKATIYRRYDSKEELIAEAIECNRPQLTIPDTGSLWTDLEEVHKQAAELDLSPLGRQTIAMIISLASTIPQFAEIYWKKYVIPRRKAASIIFKRAKARGEMSPDVDPDLICDLMTGLLFKSILFQPETEEIESYMRRALDFLLQGVTSKPSQ; encoded by the coding sequence ATGATCAGTCAAACAACAAAAAGCTCACCAGGACGACCCCGAAGTATTGAAGTACATCAAGCAATTTTACAAGCGACGCTCGATTTGTTGGCAGAAGTCGGATATCAGGGCTTAAGTATTGAAGCGATCGCAGCGCGTGCCGGCGTTGGAAAAGCAACTATTTATCGTCGTTACGATTCTAAAGAAGAGTTAATTGCCGAAGCTATTGAATGTAATCGACCGCAACTTACTATACCAGATACAGGAAGCCTTTGGACTGACCTAGAAGAGGTACACAAACAAGCTGCGGAACTTGACCTCTCACCCCTCGGTCGTCAAACGATTGCCATGATTATTAGCCTGGCGTCAACAATCCCACAGTTCGCTGAAATTTATTGGAAAAAATATGTCATACCTCGGCGAAAAGCCGCCTCGATCATCTTTAAGCGTGCCAAAGCAAGAGGTGAAATGTCTCCAGATGTTGACCCCGACTTGATTTGTGATTTGATGACAGGATTGCTGTTTAAGTCAATTCTTTTCCAACCTGAAACCGAGGAAATCGAAAGTTATATGCGTCGTGCTTTGGATTTTCTGCTTCAAGGTGTCACCTCAAAGCCATCACAATAA
- a CDS encoding GIY-YIG nuclease family protein: MTIDTNTSLAELEYLAYIDANGQLPEGFQNQVGVYAIFDRDRVLQFVGYSRDVYLSLKQHLVRQPEKCYWLKVQTINRPSRTVLEEIKEAWIAENSSIPPGNVANTTPWNEPIDAKLAMTADEQTSYQASDELIQIKLLKSVARRVEATVLSNLESRGVKVPIRFNPKLKEKGILDLT, translated from the coding sequence ATGACTATAGATACAAATACTTCTTTAGCAGAGCTAGAGTATCTTGCATATATTGACGCTAATGGTCAATTACCAGAAGGATTTCAAAATCAAGTCGGCGTGTATGCAATTTTTGACCGCGATCGCGTGTTGCAATTTGTAGGATACTCGCGCGATGTATATCTAAGCCTTAAGCAACATTTGGTACGTCAGCCAGAAAAATGCTACTGGCTGAAAGTTCAAACCATTAATCGTCCTAGTCGGACAGTTTTAGAAGAAATTAAGGAAGCTTGGATAGCAGAAAATAGCTCAATTCCTCCAGGTAACGTAGCTAATACAACACCGTGGAATGAACCAATTGATGCTAAATTAGCGATGACCGCTGATGAGCAAACTAGCTATCAAGCAAGCGACGAATTGATCCAAATAAAACTCCTAAAAAGCGTAGCCCGCCGAGTAGAAGCAACAGTACTATCAAATCTAGAATCGCGTGGTGTAAAAGTACCGATTCGCTTTAACCCAAAACTCAAGGAAAAAGGGATTTTAGATTTAACCTAA